In Aricia agestis chromosome 5, ilAriAges1.1, whole genome shotgun sequence, the genomic stretch AATGGTGTAACACTGCCAAGTGCGaacctggccatttagccaagactttttcgtatcacttcgttatagaatcgccgatcaaaagtTTTGGAATTTACATAatcgttcgttaatatgacgttgacgttcgcctcgtcttatgtcaataaTTTTGGATAGGTCTTGGTTCGCTTTTAGTTAGTATGGAGTAGTAAGGATTGACGATATTCTTTAGGGCTTCCCCGCAAAACTGCGAAACCGCAGtatcgtaatgtcatttttgtTATGAATTTTGTAGCAGATGCGAATTCGCAATTATGTGTGGGAGCCTTTAGTTAAGTAGGTACGGTCTATATTTTAACACATACATAACTAGGTACTTTGGGTAGtacttttttggtagatagagCCTATATTTCACTCATGCtacataattatgtaggtactttaaGAATTTACGAACAAGTAAGGAACAGGTAGAGCAGGTAAGGACAGGTAATCGTCGAAATCCTTACACAAGGTTTTTGGGAAGGATTAGGCTTTAGGACTCTAGGTTCGACGACCCGCGATACCTTTACCAtcattaagatatttttatagAGATTTTATTACAGGTACATTCATTCCTTCTTTGGGCTATACTGAAGGCAGGTCATTGTAGCCATATTGTGGGACtattcaatttaattaataatgaaacacagaaattagaaattttgtaatttttttattgatattttactATAATTAAACGTATCAATATCACAATTATTTATCTTAAATAGGAATAGAGAGGCCAATGAATTCGTCGCACAATGGCCGCGCCGGAAACGGAAGCGGCCTGACCCATTGTTCAAAAAACGTTTAGAAAGCGATAACCCCGACGCTTTTCACAACTACCCGCCATTTGTACTGGTTTTTGGTTTAAAATTTGGcggccatatattttttttgatgtTTTGAATTGAGGCTTTTTTTGGAATTTCAGTTTTGTTGACGACTTCACCTTCTGGACTTAGAGCTAGAATTAACTTATGCCTTCGTCTCCTCCTCCTTCTTCTCCTCCTCTGTGGGGGGGAGGGGGAGCTCGGGGTACTCCAGCTTGGCACCGTCCTCGCAAGTGAAGATCGGACAGCATCCGGGGAAGGGCGCGGTCTTATTGGTCTTCTCTGTAATTGTAATAATGTAGTTAGTGTTTATTACtcgaaaaattaataaaaatacagtaggtactatcagagaagttgattcctaggtagttggcggacctaagtagtttggtcgcgttaagtcaaacccatccgatcgcgatcgatcacagctaacattgaattgacataatatgccgaccaaataacgtaggtccgtccGTCAATTTCCtaaaaattaatttcctcgatggtacaaatgaAAATCAGTAAACTTATCTAGTTTCTAAAAATTCTGCTCCTAATTTAAATAGGAAAAGCATCCTCTAAATAGGAAAAGCAAGCTAAGGGGAGAGCTGCTAGATCGGACATATTGTTAGAATTAAATTTTCAAGTTAAACACaatcggtcttaccacaaaagatctaaacatctattgaataGTTATTTTGACAACATTATACAGtattgaatttttttctaatcaactgttcaacaggtgaataaatattttgtagtaagaccgaataatatatttgatttggAAAATGTGATTTCTAAAAccaatattttgtctttgaatgggAAATCACTGATCCAGACGATTACGTCTCGATCAGCGATCAgatatattaacataatatcttcCTAAACTAAACTTGTGTTTTTATTTCaggaaatattttgtataaaattcacGAATtctgaattaaaatatttgagtTTTTTCCGACTTACCAGTGTCAAGTTTGCACTTGGGGTTGGCAAGGGGCAGGGGTCCGCAGTCTTCCACCAGCTCCAGCAGCCTGGGTGGCTTGTCCTCGCTCACCACGCACGTGCTGCGGCCGCAGAACGGCGCCAGGTCCCACGAGTTGTTGGGCTCGACGGTCGCGCAGCGGGTCGAAGCGAAGCACATGCCGGGGAAGTCTGTTGAGAAGGGTATAGGTTAGAAAGAGATAGTCAAACTGAACTGACGATTTTTGAAGTTCAAAGTGGAATAAACTACATATGCAGTTAAGTTTGTAAAAGTTCATAGTGCGAAAAGTTTGGCAACCTCCTGAAGTTATAACAAAACTATTTCACTTAGGCTTCTACAACTGTATTACCCCTTTTACTTGAATGAACCAGACACCAGCTGTAGCTCTagcatgagtttaaagctataagtatttatcgatactcggtACCGTAtgtacgtaaatttttagtatggcaaattttacagcgcctctagcggttacttgcggaactaaagtcgccatactaaatatttacgtagttgGTATCGAGTAttgataaataacttttaactcatggtagagctacagttcAGTTAAGATCATTTGATATAGCAATGCTCTAGTTTGCAAATATAATCATTACTGGAAACACTGAAAATGTTATATAACTCAGTGTCGAGTTCAACGAAATCTGTTAGATTATTACCAAAACCTGATTGTACTACAGTTGTTACTTAATTcctcattaaaaataatttgccgTAACTCCGCAACATTGTAAACCTAAACAACAATATCATTATAAACATTGCAACACCGTTACATTGAAATGCCTTTAAATCCATTTGCATCGTTAAACCTACATGTTaagtttaattaagtattcATAAGATATATTGCTAGTGTCTGTAGGTTCAGGCTCGTTGGCCGTGATCTAGATATAGTGCTTAAAGTTCGTGTTCGGTAAAGTTGTCTGTAATTGTCACATACAACTTAATAGGTTTTACCTCCAAAATTAAATGTTACAAGGTGGTTAAGGGaggctaaaaatatattatctttatagttttttttgtcGTAATGTTTTGTTtcgaatttatatttaatttaaatctattttaatattaaacatattttaagctTTAAATATTCCCCTAGTAATAAAACAGTTACGAATAAATTTTACGAAGATAGTTATCACAAAATTTTGTTGCAAATGTAGGTTACGTCATTTTACTGCAAATGTAACCCCATTTTTGCAGTATTCATGCTTTAAGATGCTCAATGAGACTCAATacgcaaaatattattaaaatatggatACCATTAGATTGATACCCATATCTCAATATTTCAAATCTCAGGATTTAACAGGAAAAATCTTCAGCCAAATTAAATAGTCCTAAATTGAcgttgaaattgaaaaaaaaaattgacgtaaAGTGTTGGGCAAGTAAAGCACGGATTGGCCTCAACATATTTACCCCTACCACTGTTCGTAGCTTCTCGAACGGCTTAGATATCGAGCCGgtgatttacataataatttgcaGCTAAGTGTAACTTATAATGATTGTTTGAAGCGGCGAGACTGGTTCGCAACAATAATGTTCGCAAAAATCCAGGCCCGTTACACAAGGCGTTACGAAACGCCGATATGTCTTCGGATAAACTCGGCGGCCTACATTTTGACACTGCACCGGACCGCTTTCACCTTCGTGGCTTATGCCTGCAGCTAATGCAGCTGAGCTtgctttatataattatttttagacgCTAGTATGTATAGGTACATGCTAGCGTCTTTCTTTTATAAGGAAAATAATTctattaaatagaagtcttaGTTATAAGGATGAATGGTAGTCGTTCATTTTAGCAGTAAAAGTAGTCTATGTCTTTCAACATTGTCTACTCCaaagtacacatatatattAAATTTGTACACGTACGCGtatatataaaatcaaaacgAAGAACCGAACTTTTTttacctttataataataataaaaatttcataACGTTAATTGTTTTCTTATAATGTGACACTCCAATTTTTATAAGGTAACAGACTTGAAGCTTTTAAAAAGATGAATTCTtaaaattgagaattaaaaagTATGTATTATGTTAGGTAGGTATATAGGTAGCGCATTTATTTGTCattatgttaatataatatcttgtttcattaattaattattatcaaatttcCCCAGtggatataattaattaattattcattagtGTCTATTATACACTAAAAGAAATCTGTTTGTTTGTTAACCTTGAGAGCCTTATCTAATTTATGTAATCGTTTACGATTTGAAATTGATTGAGTAATTTTACGTAATGCTACAATAGCAGAAGTCATTTTAATTCAGTTTATACCGGTGAATGAAAAAGCAAATTTGCAATTAgtttttgttttcttaattaGATGTATGAAAAAGCAAATTtacaatttgatttttttatttgattaattTATGGATGTTTGTCCTTATGTGGACTGTGAGATGATTTTGGATCTATGAGACGCATGTATACACACAGAGTCATAAAAGTGTGACTGAACGAATTCAAACTTAGTTTAGTTGATAACTATTCTTTGTATACCGTGTATGATttcaattattaaatacaaaataatggcGTGGCGTGATAATAAATAAGcatcgtctagactctagactctagtccATAATTGAATGCGACTGTACCCGACTATTACAACATCGATGAAAGTGCCCAAACAGTAGACTTCCTAACAATTTCTCTCCGGCGAAGCGTGACCAAGTGGGTGACAGTTGCATAACGTCGGCCATCTTTGACAAACCCCcatactaataaacgctgtataagttttgaatagttatacagtgttttgtcttcttcaatccaattaaaaatgtcacttctgtgacaggaacaaaacactgtattcaaagcttatacaacgttttttAGTAAGGGGGATAATGTCTAATTCTTATTGATActattttcaaatgttctgATATCCTTACtatctttattaaaattttaattaaaattaatgtctGCCTTTAGCGATAATCCAGACAAATTCAATTGAAACTTTTCATTAAAGCACATGAACTTAAGCAGCAAGACCGTGactttttttgctattattaattaaaaatttatttatgtatttgagTTTGACActtgttatataaaattatttatttccttaGCTGTTTGGAATCTACCTACATTTGGATCAGGATGTGAAATGGTTCTATTCAGCTTACATTTGCATATTATCCTtataattaattcaattaatttattaatttgacCTTTCCACTTTTATGCTAATtactatttatataattatttaattattcccGTTTACGCTTAGCCacgtgtattttaataaaactgttgctatacaaaaaaaaaatcattatgataactataaatattttaggtttTACTAATTAGCATAaagtctaactgccgcactcagagtggaacattaattgcttaaatataattaagtaattcaaaattttgacataagccccatacattatctgtcaaactcttcattaaattgtaaACCTAAATCATacacactctgacattggcgattCACAAAGGGGCCataatttaaaaagaagaagaagacctAAATCATAATtcaggtatttatttttaaatttttattttatgttttatttgtaacttAACAGTACTTTCGATAAGCGCATGTCGGTTACCAATAAATGAACTAATAGTGATATTAGGAAACTAACTATAAAATGCAATGTAAAGTTAATGGAGCAAAGTAATTAGCATGCGTGTACCAGCTGTTAGCTAAGCTATgctaactatttagtaatagagtgtgatttttaaattaagg encodes the following:
- the LOC121726867 gene encoding uncharacterized protein LOC121726867, with protein sequence MKYLIVFALFACAFAGEEKKDEERPLTYRRLIPADVLRDFPGMCFASTRCATVEPNNSWDLAPFCGRSTCVVSEDKPPRLLELVEDCGPLPLANPKCKLDTEKTNKTAPFPGCCPIFTCEDGAKLEYPELPLPPTEEEKKEEETKA